One Brassica napus cultivar Da-Ae chromosome A1, Da-Ae, whole genome shotgun sequence genomic region harbors:
- the LOC125576611 gene encoding DNA-directed RNA polymerase IV subunit 7-like, with amino-acid sequence MFIKVKLPSNVMIPAEAMDPNGLMIQRAVLIRLLDAFASKKATKDLGYFIALKNLEEIGEGRIRETTGEIIFPVVFSGITFKMFKGEIVHGVVRQVHKSGVFLRCGPCENVYLSQYKMPGYDYIVEGNPLFMNQNMSRIQIGSTVRFIVLDIQWKEAEKEFIALASLEGNNLGPF; translated from the coding sequence ATGTTCATCAAAGTCAAACTGCCATCGAATGTCATGATACCAGCTGAAGCTATGGACCCCAACGGCCTCATGATCCAGAGAGCTGTTCTCATTCGCTTACTCGATGCCTTTGCTTCCAAGAAAGCAACCAAAGATCTCGGCTACTtcatagcactcaaaaacttgGAGGAAATAGGCGAGGGAAGAATCAGGGAAACCACTGGCGAGATTATCTTCCCGGTGGTTTTCAGCGGAATCACCTTCAAGATGTTCAAAGGCGAGATCGTGCACGGTGTGGTTCGCCAGGTGCACAAGTCCGGTGTCTTCTTGAGATGTGGCCCTTGTGAAAACGTTTACTTATCACAGTATAAGATGCCTGGTTACGACTACATTGTGGAAGGAAACCCGTTGTTCATGAACCAGAACATGTCCCGGATTCAGATCGGTTCCACGGTTCGTTTCATTGTGCTTGATATCCAGTGGAAAGAGGCAGAGAAGGAGTTCATCGCTTTAGCCAGCCTCGAAGGAAACAATCTTGGCCCGTTCTAA
- the LOC125576609 gene encoding putative calcium-transporting ATPase 13, plasma membrane-type — translation MSTTVSSHAEKNNLVGVECLLELPKTLSKSNKKWQVAFIKIYCSRTLLNCAKHAIGKPGLFPRSLSYTAIDLDRHQDHHKDFKIDQETLNDLVKNKNQEKLESLGGPKGLVSALKTNTRLGINEEADEIQRRRSTFGSNTYTRPPSKSLIHFVIEAFKDLTILILLGCATLSLGFGIKEHGLKEGWYDGGSIFVAVFLVVAVSAVSNFRQNRQFDKLSKVSSNIKIDVVRNGRRQEISIFDIVVGDIICLNIGDQVPADGVFVEGHSLHVDESSMTGESDHVEVNLNGNTFLFSGTKVADGFGKMVVTSVGMNTAWGQMMSHISRDTNEQTPLQTRLDKLTSSIGKVGLLVAFLVLLVLLIRYFTGSTKDESGKREYNGKNTKSDEIVNAVVEMVAAAVTIIVVAIPEGLPLAVTLTLAYSMKRMMKDQAMVRKLSACETMGSATTICTDKTGTLTLNQMKVIDSWFGLESGKASPSSTLSRKVVELFHQGVAMNTTGSVFKAKGSSSEYEFSGSPTEKAILSWAVGELKMDMEEVIREHEVVHVEAFNSEKKRSGVLIKKRGEMTVHWKGAAEKILAMCCTYYDGSGVVREIQEDDKVQFENIIQSMAAKSLRCIAFAYSEDGETKKLKEEKLSLLGIVGIKDPCRPGVKKAVEDCQFAGVNIKMITGDNIFTARAIAVECGILTPEDETNEDAVLEGEAFRSYTQQQRLEKVERIKVMARSSPFDKLLMVKCLKELGHVVAVTGDGTNDAPALKEADIGLSMGIQGTEVAKESSDIVILDDNFASVATVLKWGRCVYNNIQKFIQFQLTVNVAALVINFVAAVSAGEVPLTAVQLLWVNLIMDTLGALALATEKPTNDLMKNKPVGRTAPLITNVMWRNLLAQAFYQISVLLVLQFRGRSIFGVTERVKNTLIFNTFVLCQVFNEFNARSLEKKNVFRGLHKNRLFVGIIVVTVVLQVVMVEFLKRFADTERLNWGQWGVCLAIAAASWPIGWLVKSVPVPEKHFFSYLKWTKRS, via the coding sequence ATGTCAACAACCGTTTCTTCCCATGCAGAGAAGAACAACTTGGTGGGCGTCGAGTGTCTTCTAGAACTCCCCAAAACCCTAAGCAAATCAAACAAGAAATGGCAAGTAGCATTCATCAAGATTTACTGCTCAAGAACTCTCCTCAACTGCGCCAAACACGCCATCGGAAAACCCGGTTTGTTTCCTCGTTCCCTTTCCTACACCGCCATTGATCTCGACCGTCATCAAGATCATCACAAAGACTTCAAGATCGATCAAGAAACGCTAAACGATCTCGTCAAGAACAAGAACCAAGAGAAACTCGAGTCTCTTGGTGGCCCTAAAGGCTTAGTCTCAGCTCTCAAGACAAACACGCGTCTAGGGATCAACGAAGAAGCCGACGAGATTCAACGCAGGCGTTCAACGTTCGGGTCCAACACCTACACGAGACCACCATCGAAGAGCCTCATCCATTTCGTGATCGAAGCTTTCAAAGACCTCACGATTCTCATCCTTCTCGGTTGCGCAACGCTCTCTCTCGGGTTCGGTATCAAAGAGCACGGATTAAAAGAAGGATGGTACGACGGAGGAAGCATATTCGTAGCGGTTTTCTTGGTGGTAGCTGTCTCTGCGGTCAGCAACTTCAGACAGAACAGACAGTTCGACAAACTCTCCAAAGTAAGTAGCAACATCAAGATCGATGTCGTTAGAAACGGACGTCGTCAAGAGATTTCGATCTTTGACATCGTCGTTGGAGACATCATTTGTTTAAACATCGGAGATCAGGTTCCAGCGGATGGAGTGTTCGTTGAAGGACATTCGTTACACGTTGACGAATCAAGCATGACCGGAGAAAGCGATCACGTCGAGGTTAATCTAAACGGGAACACATTCTTGTTCTCGGGTACTAAAGTCGCTGATGGGTTTGGTAAAATGGTGGTTACATCCGTTGGTATGAACACAGCTTGGGGACAAATGATGAGTCACATCTCACGCGACACAAACGAGCAAACTCCATTGCAGACTCGCCTCGACAAGCTTACTTCTTCGATAGGTAAAGTCGGTTTACTCGTAGCGTTCTTGGTTCTTCTTGTTCTGTTAATCCGTTACTTCACGGGAAGTACTAAAGACGAGAGCGGGAAACGCGAGTATAACGGAAAGAATACGAAAAGCGATGAGATCGTGAACGCGGTTGTTGAAATGGTTGCGGCTGCGGTTACGATTATAGTGGTTGCGATACCTGAAGGGTTACCGTTAGCTGTGACATTAACATTAGCATATTCGATGAAGAGAATGATGAAAGATCAAGCCATGGTGAGGAAGCTCTCTGCTTGTGAGACAATGGGCTCTGCTACTACTATATGTACAGATAAAACCGGTACTTTGACGCTTAACCAAATGAAGGTAATCGATTCCTGGTTCGGTTTAGAATCAGGGAAAGCTTCTCCTTCTTCTACTCTGTCGAGGAAAGTTGTTGAGTTGTTTCATCAAGGAGTCGCGATGAACACTACAGGGAGTGTGTTTAAGGCTAAAGGATCATCATCTGAGTATGAATTCTCCGGTAGTCCGACGGAGAAAGCGATCTTAAGCTGGGCGGTTGGGGAACTGAAGATGGATATGGAGGAAGTGATTAGAGAACACGAGGTTGTTCACGTTGAAGCTTTTAActcggagaagaagagaagtggTGTACTGATCAAGAAGAGAGGAGAGATGACAGTTCATTGGAAAGGAGCTGCTGAGAAGATTCTAGCTATGTGTTGTACATACTACGACGGTTCTGGAGTCGTGAGAGAGATTCAAGAAGACGATAAGGTTCAATTCGAGAATATCATTCAATCCATGGCAGCTAAATCCCTACGTTGCATCGCGTTTGCTTACTCGGAAGATGGAGAAACGAAGAAGCTAAAAGAAGAGAAGCTGAGCTTACTCGGAATCGTGGGGATCAAAGATCCGTGCAGGCCAGGAGTCAAGAAAGCCGTCGAGGACTGCCAATTCGCCGGAGTGAACATCAAAATGATCACCGGAGACAACATATTCACGGCGAGAGCCATCGCGGTAGAGTGCGGGATCTTAACACCCGAAGACGAAACGAACGAGGACGCTGTGTTGGAAGGAGAGGCGTTTCGAAGCTACACACAGCAGCAACGGTTAGAGAAGGTGGAGAGGATCAAAGTGATGGCGAGATCCTCGCCGTTCGATAAACTCCTGATGGTGAAATGCCTTAAAGAGTTAGGTCACGTCGTGGCGGTTACGGGAGACGGAACGAACGACGCGCCGGCGTTGAAAGAAGCGGATATCGGACTCTCGATGGGGATCCAAGGAACCGAGGTGGCGAAGGAGAGCTCCGATATCGTGATCCTCGACGATAACTTCGCCTCCGTCGCGACGGTTTTGAAATGGGGGAGATGCGTTTACAACAACATCCAGAAGTTCATTCAATTTCAGCTCACCGTCAACGTGGCGGCGTTAGTGATCAACTTCGTGGCGGCGGTTTCCGCGGGAGAGGTTCCGTTGACGGCGGTTCAGTTGCTGTGGGTGAATCTGATCATGGACACGCTCGGCGCGTTGGCTTTAGCTACAGAGAAACCGACTAACGATTTAATGAAGAATAAACCGGTCGGTCGAACCGCTCCGTTGATTACAAACGTCATGTGGAGGAATCTGTTGGCTCAAGCGTTTTATCAGATCAGTGTGTTGTTGGTGCTTCAGTTTCGAGGGAGGTCGATCTTTGGCGTGACGGAGAGAGTGAAGAACACTTTGATATTCAATACATTTGTGTTGTGTCAAGTGTTCAACGAGTTTAACGCGAGGAGTCTTGAGaagaagaatgtgtttagaggGTTGCATAAGAACAGGCTCTTCGTTGGGATTATTGTTGTGACTGTGGTCTTGCAGGTTGTGATGGTTGAGTTTCTCAAGAGGTTTGCTGATACTGAGAGGCTGAATTGGGGACAGTGGGGAGTTTGCTTGGCTATAGCGGCTGCGTCGTGGCCGATCGGATGGTTGGTGAAGTCTGTTCCTGTACCGGAGAAGCACTTCTTTAGCTACCTGAAATGGACGAAGAGATCTTGA